A stretch of Lathyrus oleraceus cultivar Zhongwan6 chromosome 6, CAAS_Psat_ZW6_1.0, whole genome shotgun sequence DNA encodes these proteins:
- the LOC127095620 gene encoding beta-galactosidase 6 translates to MDSFYVHQSVFLESVDTSWRLEACGHINSAAYPLLTLLNMLEIEPYRKADFTPEEMKARKRILKLDSDEASVLPVNKRRKGISEPLPEPNKNEQALSESALNKLVGAAEVFDLEEKKAPTTLMCSLKPYQSQALYWMTEIEKGADDENADRNLHPCWSAYNICNGRTIYVNIFTGEAAKKFPQATQRARGGVSLFWRMQWDLESSRSKLSRPNFEPNKGYPDEKDVGFLKDSEMGGSGSGVGGSNNNNAVGSNSGMQELTLSYLCGSKKLSLADKDVHGDGDDESFLNSFDKMSQKGKEVMVSENSNQDGKWVERDFLNTESLIINGHRNILFSGSIHYPRSTPQMWGDLIAKAKQGGLDVIQTYVFWNLHEPQPGKYDFSGRYDLVRFIKEIQSQGLYVCLRIGPFIESEWTYGGFPFWLHDVPGIVYRTDNEPFKFYMQNFTTKIVNMLKEEGLYASQGGPIILSQIENEYQNVERAFGTAGSQYVEWAAKMAVGLNTGVPWVMCKQTDAPDPVINTCNGMRCGETFTGPNSPNKPAMWTENWTSFYQVYGGLPYIRSAEDIAFHVALFVARNGSFINYYMYHGGTNFGRTASAYTITGYYDQAPLDEYGLFRQPKYGHLKELHAAIKSCSTTLLQGVQRNFSLGELQEGYVFEEENGGCVALLINNDKGNNVTIQFRNSSYDLLPKSISILPDCQNVAFNTANVSTTSNRRIITSRQNFSSVDEWQQLQDVIPNFDDTSLRSNSLLEQMNTTKDTSDYLWYTLR, encoded by the exons ATGGACAGTTTTTATGTTCATCAATCTGTATTCTTGGAGTCTGTTGATACCTCTTGGAGGCTAGAGGCTTGTGGCCACATTAACTCTGCTGCTTACCCCCTCCTTACACTGTTAAACATGCTAGAGATTGAGCCATATAGGAAG GCTGATTTCACCCCTGAGGAAATGAAGGCTCGGAAGCGGATTCTTAAA CTTGATTCAGATGAAGCTTCAGTTTTGCCTGTTAATAAGCGAAGAAAAGGCATCAGTGAGCCACTTCCTGAGCCAAATAAGAATGAACAAGCTCTTTCAGAGTCAGCTTTGAATAAACTTGTTGGAGCTGCTGAAGTCTTTGACTTAGAG GAGAAAAAAGCACCAACAACCCTGATGTGTAGTCTAAAGCCTTACCAGAGTCAAGCTCTGTATTGGATGACAGAAATTGAGAAGGGAGCTgatgatgaaaatgctgatagaAATCTACATCCTTGCTGGTCAGCCTACAATATATGCAATGG AAGGACAATTTATGTGAACATATTTACTGGGGAGGCGGCAAAGAAATTTCCACAAGCAACACAGAGAGCAAGAGGAGGAGTGAGTTT ATTCTGGCGGATGCAATGGGACTTGGAAAGTTCAAGGAGCAAGTTGTCAAGACCGAATTTTGAGCCTAACAAAGGCTACCCAGATGAGAAAGATGTTGGTTTTCTGAAGGATTCAGAGATGGGTGGTTCTGGTTCTGGTGTTGGTGGGTCTAACAATAACAACGCTGTTGGTAGTAACTCAGGTATGCAAGAACTAACCCTAAGCTATCTTTGTGGAAGTAAAAAATTGAGTCTTGCTGATAAAGATGTTCATGGTGATGGTGATGATGAGAGTTTTCTGAATTCTTTTGATAAAATGAGTCAAAAGGGTAAAGAGGTTATGGTTTCTGAGAATTCAAACCAAGATGGGAAATGGGTTGAAAGAGATTTTCTTA ACACTGAATCTCTTATCATCAATGGCCACAGAAATATTCTCTTCTCTGGTTCTATTCATTACCCTCGCAGCACCCCTCAG ATGTGGGGAGACTTGATAGCGAAAGCAAAACAAGGAGGATTGGATGTTATCCAAACCTATGTGTTTTGGAATCTTCATGAACCTCAACCCGGCAAG TATGATTTTAGCGGGAGATATGATTTGGTGAGATTCATAAAAGAAATTCAAAGTCAAGGACTGTATGTTTGTCTCAGAATTGGACCCTTCATTGAAAGTGAATGGACATATGG AGGATTCCCATTTTGGCTACATGATGTCCCTGGCATTGTTTACCGAACAGACAATGAGCCATTTAAG TTCTACATGCAAAATTTTACAACAAAAATTGTCAACATGTTGAAAGAAGAGGGTTTATATGCTTCACAAGGAGGCCCAATTATATTGTCACAG ATTGAGAATGAATATCAAAACGTCGAAAGAGCATTCGGTACGGCAGGTTCGCAGTATGTTGAATGGGCTGCAAAAATGGCAGTAGGCCTTAATACAGGCGTACCGTGGGTTATGTGCAAGCAAACAGACGCTCCTGATCCTGTG ATCAACACATGTAATGGTATGAGATGTGGAGAAACTTTTACAGGACCAAACTCTCCTAATAAGCCTGCAATGTGGACAGAGAATTGGACATCATT CTATCAAGTGTATGGTGGATTGCCGTATATACGGTCTGCTGAAGACATTGCGTTTCATGTCGCTCTTTTTGTAGCACGAAACGGAAGCTTTATCAATTACTATATG TATCATGGTGGAACAAACTTTGGGAGAACTGCCTCTGCTTATACTATAACAGGTTATTACGATCAAGCACCGCTCGATGAATATG GTTTGTTCAGACAACCGAAGTATGGACATCTCAAGGAGTTGCATGCTGCAATCAAGTCTTGTTCAACCACTTTATTACAAGGAGTGCAGAGGAATTTCTCATTAGGTGAATTGCAGGAA GGTTATGTTTTTGAAGAAGAAAATGGAGGATGTGTTGCATTGCTTATAAACAATGATAAAGGGAACAATGTTACTATCCAATTTCGCAATAGTTCATATGACTTGCTCCCCAAGTCAATAAGTATCTTACCAGATTGTCAAAATGTAGCTTTTAATACTGCAAAT GTAAGTACAACCAGCAACAGAAGGATCATAACTTCAAGACAAAACTTCAGCTCAGTTGATGAATGGCAACAACTTCAAGATGTGATTCCGAATTTCGATGACACTTCATTGAGATCAAACTCGTTACTCGAGCAAATGAATACAACTAAAGACACTTCGGATTACCTTTGGTATACTCTTAGGTGA